One genomic segment of Paenibacillus xylanexedens includes these proteins:
- a CDS encoding dipicolinate synthase subunit B — MNWQGKTVGYAITGSHCTFEEVMPVISRFVAEGANVIPIISNSVLTTDTRFGTAQNWQKQLKDITGNDIISTIVEAEPLGPSKLLDVLVIAPCTGNTTSKLANAMTDSPVLMAAKAQMRNQRPLVLAISTNDGLGLNAANIAKLLVAKYLYFVPFGQDDPVKKPNSLVAKMELIPEACWSALEGKQLQPMIVERSSQA; from the coding sequence ATGAACTGGCAGGGAAAAACGGTAGGTTATGCAATTACGGGTTCTCATTGTACGTTTGAAGAGGTTATGCCGGTAATTAGCCGCTTCGTAGCTGAAGGTGCCAACGTCATTCCAATTATTTCGAATTCGGTTCTGACGACGGATACACGCTTTGGTACGGCGCAAAATTGGCAAAAACAGTTGAAAGATATAACAGGTAATGATATCATTTCTACAATTGTTGAAGCGGAGCCATTAGGGCCTTCCAAGCTGCTTGATGTGCTGGTTATTGCTCCATGCACAGGGAATACAACAAGCAAGCTGGCTAATGCGATGACCGACAGTCCAGTGCTAATGGCAGCCAAAGCGCAGATGCGCAATCAGCGTCCGCTTGTGCTCGCGATTTCCACGAATGACGGTCTGGGCTTGAATGCTGCGAATATCGCCAAATTGCTTGTGGCTAAATACTTGTATTTTGTGCCATTTGGGCAAGACGATCCAGTGAAAAAACCAAACTCGTTAGTCGCCAAAATGGAATTGATTCCAGAGGCTTGCTGGAGTGCTCTTGAGGGCAAACAGTTGCAGCCGATGATTGTGGAGCGTTCTTCACAGGCTTGA
- a CDS encoding DHH family phosphoesterase, whose protein sequence is MHTYEQALQAGKQFLLEHDDYLVVSHVQPDGDAVSSTVTVGWLLSCLGKTFTMINEGEIPGRMQFLWEAGNIVNMTEQPPQRKYKAVICVDCADFARVGLTRHYFEDDAVILNIDHHPTNDGYGTVNIIKSDAAATAEILFDFLNLFQVTWDKDVATAVYTGLLTDTGGFRYANTSPNVMTTASRLLEHGVDGPYLAQTLLEQVTLPQVRILNQALSSLQMTDDGKIAWVVITPDDMVACGAANEDLEGVVNYPRNIQGVEVGIFFKVINENAVKVSLRSAGKIDVAALAQTFGGGGHVLAAGCRLEGRLDDIVAKVLKQVNSQW, encoded by the coding sequence ATGCACACTTATGAACAGGCGCTCCAGGCCGGAAAGCAATTTCTGCTGGAGCATGATGATTACCTGGTCGTGTCGCATGTACAGCCGGACGGTGACGCAGTCAGCTCGACGGTAACGGTGGGCTGGCTGCTGTCATGTCTGGGTAAGACATTCACGATGATTAATGAAGGTGAAATCCCTGGGCGCATGCAATTTTTGTGGGAAGCAGGCAACATTGTGAACATGACCGAACAACCACCGCAGCGAAAATATAAAGCTGTTATCTGTGTGGATTGTGCAGACTTTGCCAGAGTAGGTTTGACACGTCATTATTTTGAAGATGATGCTGTTATCTTGAATATTGATCATCACCCTACAAATGACGGTTATGGTACAGTCAACATCATTAAGTCTGATGCTGCTGCAACGGCTGAAATCTTGTTCGATTTTCTTAACCTGTTCCAAGTAACATGGGATAAAGATGTTGCGACGGCAGTTTATACAGGATTGCTTACCGATACAGGTGGATTCCGCTATGCGAACACCAGCCCAAATGTAATGACAACGGCTTCCAGACTGCTTGAACATGGCGTGGATGGACCCTATCTCGCCCAAACCTTGTTGGAGCAGGTGACTCTTCCGCAAGTTCGGATTTTGAATCAGGCACTATCAAGCCTGCAGATGACAGATGATGGAAAGATAGCCTGGGTTGTTATTACACCAGATGATATGGTGGCTTGTGGAGCAGCTAATGAAGATCTTGAAGGGGTAGTGAACTATCCGCGCAACATTCAGGGCGTGGAAGTTGGTATCTTTTTCAAAGTCATCAACGAGAATGCAGTCAAGGTTTCTTTGCGTTCAGCTGGTAAGATTGATGTTGCTGCACTAGCACAGACCTTTGGCGGAGGCGGGCATGTGCTCGCAGCCGGATGTCGTCTGGAAGGCAGACTTGATGATATTGTCGCAAAAGTGCTGAAGCAGGTGAATTCACAATGGTAA
- the rbfA gene encoding 30S ribosome-binding factor RbfA has translation MAKIRTGRVGEQIKKEISLLIQSELKDPRIGFITVTGVEVTGDLSQAKVYLSVFGEQEQKDNTLKALAKANGFLRSELGKRIRFRHVPELIFKIDESIAYGSRIEKLLGDIGSDKNESQ, from the coding sequence ATGGCTAAGATTCGTACAGGTAGAGTGGGCGAGCAGATCAAGAAAGAAATAAGTCTGCTCATCCAGTCTGAACTGAAAGATCCACGTATCGGCTTTATTACGGTAACGGGAGTCGAAGTGACAGGAGACTTGTCGCAAGCCAAAGTTTATCTGAGTGTCTTCGGTGAACAGGAACAAAAAGATAACACGCTGAAAGCTCTGGCAAAAGCAAATGGATTTTTGCGTTCCGAGCTGGGCAAACGTATCCGGTTCCGGCATGTTCCCGAGTTGATATTTAAGATTGACGAATCCATCGCGTATGGCAGCCGAATTGAGAAGCTGCTTGGCGATATTGGTTCCGACAAGAACGAATCCCAGTAA
- a CDS encoding bifunctional riboflavin kinase/FAD synthetase, which yields MKTVMLTYPQTLHSTELSTLPQVLAIGQFDGLHLGHASVILSAVRIARETGMQAAVMTFHPHPKEVMRKGDYEGYLTPLRDKEDILAGMGVDVLYVVEFNEDFSRLTPQQFVHDLLIPLQTRTAVVGFDFRFGHKGAGDEQLLRTLGEGEMTVETVPPFLLNGEKVSSSLIRGLLKRGEMDEASQWLGRPYSIRGTVIHGEKRGRTIGFPTANLELTDHYVTPSKGVYAVRVQYGEQELHGVMNLGVKPTFHESGMKPTFEVHLLDFDGHLYDQELKVELVHYIRAERKFDSIEALISQIREDALTAGRLLS from the coding sequence GTGAAAACCGTAATGCTAACCTATCCGCAGACGTTACATTCGACTGAGCTGAGCACACTGCCCCAAGTGCTTGCGATTGGTCAATTCGACGGACTGCATCTCGGACATGCAAGTGTCATTTTATCAGCTGTCCGCATTGCGCGGGAAACGGGCATGCAGGCAGCGGTCATGACCTTTCATCCACATCCGAAGGAAGTTATGCGCAAAGGGGATTACGAGGGTTATTTAACTCCCTTGAGAGATAAAGAAGACATCTTGGCAGGAATGGGCGTTGATGTACTCTATGTGGTGGAGTTCAATGAAGATTTCTCACGGTTGACGCCGCAACAATTCGTACACGACCTGTTGATTCCTCTTCAGACAAGAACAGCGGTGGTGGGTTTTGACTTCCGTTTTGGTCACAAGGGTGCAGGGGATGAACAACTTCTTCGTACTTTGGGAGAAGGAGAGATGACGGTGGAAACCGTTCCTCCTTTCTTGTTAAATGGTGAAAAAGTGAGCAGTTCTCTCATTCGTGGCCTGTTGAAGCGTGGGGAGATGGATGAGGCCAGTCAGTGGCTTGGCCGACCTTACAGCATCAGAGGAACTGTCATTCACGGGGAGAAGCGTGGACGAACGATTGGATTTCCTACAGCGAACCTTGAACTCACGGATCATTACGTTACCCCGTCGAAGGGTGTTTACGCTGTTCGTGTGCAGTATGGCGAACAGGAACTGCATGGCGTAATGAATCTCGGTGTGAAACCTACGTTTCACGAAAGCGGGATGAAACCTACGTTTGAAGTGCACCTGCTTGATTTTGATGGACACTTGTATGACCAGGAACTAAAGGTTGAGCTCGTTCACTATATTCGTGCAGAACGAAAGTTTGACTCCATTGAGGCATTGATTAGCCAGATTCGTGAAGATGCATTAACTGCCGGCCGCCTGTTATCTTAA
- the rpsO gene encoding 30S ribosomal protein S15: protein MALTQERKQQLIDEHKTHESDTGSPEVQVAILTENITSLTDHLRTHKKDHHSRRGLLKMVGQRRKLLAYVKNKDVKRYSALIEKLGLRR, encoded by the coding sequence ATGGCATTGACTCAAGAACGTAAACAACAACTGATCGACGAGCACAAAACTCACGAGTCCGATACAGGATCTCCAGAGGTGCAAGTTGCTATCCTTACGGAAAACATCACAAGTTTGACAGACCACTTGCGTACGCATAAGAAAGACCACCACTCACGTCGTGGACTTTTGAAAATGGTAGGTCAACGTCGTAAGCTTTTGGCTTACGTGAAAAACAAAGATGTTAAACGTTACAGCGCACTGATCGAAAAACTCGGATTGCGTCGTTAA
- the dpsA gene encoding dipicolinate synthase subunit DpsA, translating into MLTGVRIVVLGGDARQLEVIQKCAELDATVSVVGFDKIERSIPGIEHQELEDEVFASADVLVLPVVGCDEQGKVSTSFSDTPIYLKKEHIAALPEHCIVFTGMAKPFLRELCLENGLRLVEVLDRDDIALYNSIPTAEGAIAIAIRETDFTIHGSECIVLGIGRTGFTMAKTLQGLGANVRVGIRREEDAARATIMGWKPFMTTDLAAQTGEVDLLFNTIPTMIITAQILSRMPQKAVIIDLASAPGGCDFRYADKRGIKALLAPGLPGIVAPKTAGGIIADALIRLLLEEQNAREVKS; encoded by the coding sequence ATGCTGACCGGAGTCCGGATTGTAGTCCTGGGCGGAGATGCGCGGCAGCTTGAAGTCATTCAAAAGTGCGCTGAGCTGGATGCAACGGTAAGTGTGGTGGGTTTCGATAAAATAGAGCGTTCCATTCCAGGGATCGAGCACCAGGAACTGGAGGATGAAGTGTTTGCTTCCGCAGATGTACTTGTACTGCCTGTCGTCGGTTGCGATGAGCAGGGAAAAGTAAGTACTTCATTCAGTGACACACCGATCTATTTGAAAAAGGAACATATTGCAGCATTACCAGAGCATTGTATTGTGTTCACAGGTATGGCAAAGCCGTTCTTGCGCGAACTTTGTCTTGAAAATGGGCTGCGACTTGTTGAAGTACTTGATCGTGATGATATTGCACTTTATAACTCTATTCCAACAGCTGAGGGAGCCATCGCCATAGCTATTCGGGAGACGGACTTCACAATCCATGGTTCGGAATGCATTGTGCTTGGCATTGGTCGAACAGGATTCACAATGGCCAAAACACTGCAGGGACTTGGAGCAAATGTGCGGGTGGGAATCAGGCGGGAAGAGGATGCTGCCCGCGCTACAATAATGGGCTGGAAGCCTTTCATGACAACGGATTTGGCCGCTCAGACCGGGGAAGTTGACTTGCTTTTTAATACGATACCGACTATGATAATCACAGCACAAATCCTGTCCAGAATGCCGCAAAAGGCTGTCATTATCGACCTCGCATCCGCTCCTGGCGGCTGTGATTTCAGGTATGCCGACAAACGCGGTATCAAAGCGCTACTTGCGCCAGGCCTCCCCGGCATTGTTGCTCCCAAAACGGCTGGCGGCATTATTGCCGACGCGTTGATCCGTTTGCTTTTGGAAGAACAGAACGCACGGGAGGTTAAATCATGA
- the truB gene encoding tRNA pseudouridine(55) synthase TruB, whose translation MVKPFEGVLPVYKPAGFTSHDVVAKMRRILKMKRIGHTGTLDPQVTGVLPLCLGRATRVVEYMQELPKEYLATLRLGLSTDTEDMTGEVIERAETTVEVTQEQVQQVLEQFLGTISQVPPMYSAVKVDGKRLYELAREGKTVERKSREVTIYELELTGIETQGETTDISFRALCSKGTYIRTLCVDIGRQLGYPSTMVQLERTISAGISADRCLRIEEVEQLMAEGTLAEALIPVDEAIALIPAHKVGEEQAKGALQGQKLSARLLEPPVEQPGLLRLYAQDGTFLGIFERDELKPTVRAVKVFLPE comes from the coding sequence ATGGTAAAGCCATTTGAAGGTGTACTTCCGGTATATAAACCGGCGGGATTTACTTCTCATGATGTTGTAGCCAAAATGCGTCGCATTCTCAAAATGAAGCGCATTGGGCATACGGGCACACTTGACCCACAAGTTACAGGCGTTCTGCCGCTCTGTCTCGGACGGGCGACACGTGTGGTGGAGTACATGCAGGAGCTTCCGAAGGAATATCTGGCTACGCTGAGATTGGGACTGTCTACTGACACAGAGGATATGACAGGGGAAGTCATTGAGCGGGCTGAAACGACTGTGGAAGTAACACAGGAACAGGTTCAACAGGTGCTTGAGCAGTTTCTGGGCACGATCTCACAGGTACCACCTATGTATTCTGCGGTAAAGGTAGACGGCAAACGTCTTTATGAGCTTGCTCGTGAAGGTAAGACGGTAGAGCGTAAGAGCCGTGAGGTCACAATCTATGAGCTCGAACTTACAGGGATTGAGACTCAGGGTGAGACCACCGATATATCCTTTCGGGCCTTATGTTCAAAAGGTACTTATATTCGGACATTGTGTGTAGACATTGGCCGGCAACTTGGATATCCATCAACCATGGTTCAACTTGAGCGTACGATATCGGCAGGTATCTCTGCAGATCGTTGTCTTCGTATTGAAGAAGTGGAACAACTTATGGCTGAAGGGACATTGGCGGAGGCGCTGATTCCTGTTGACGAGGCTATTGCTTTAATTCCGGCCCACAAGGTTGGAGAAGAACAGGCCAAAGGAGCACTGCAAGGTCAGAAACTGTCTGCGCGTCTTCTGGAACCGCCTGTAGAGCAACCTGGTTTATTGCGGTTGTATGCTCAGGATGGTACGTTTCTGGGGATATTTGAACGGGATGAACTAAAACCAACGGTGAGGGCAGTTAAAGTCTTTTTGCCGGAATAA
- the dut gene encoding dUTP diphosphatase, which translates to MLHYVQIQKLPGNEDIKLPQKMSELASGFDVVAALQEDVVLQPGQRTLIPTGLAMAMPAGLEAQIRPRSGLAFKHGITCLNTPGTIDADYRGEVKVLLINLGQEPFTIVRGERIAQIVFQTVPAVELTEVNELSETVRGEGGFGHTGK; encoded by the coding sequence TTGTTGCATTACGTTCAAATACAGAAACTGCCGGGCAATGAAGATATTAAACTGCCTCAAAAAATGTCGGAGCTGGCATCCGGCTTTGATGTAGTAGCTGCACTCCAGGAAGATGTTGTACTGCAACCGGGTCAGCGTACGCTGATTCCTACCGGACTTGCGATGGCAATGCCAGCTGGATTGGAAGCACAGATCCGTCCTCGGAGCGGACTGGCTTTCAAACATGGTATTACTTGCCTCAACACACCGGGGACCATTGATGCAGATTATCGCGGAGAAGTTAAAGTGCTGTTGATTAATCTGGGTCAGGAACCGTTCACGATTGTACGGGGAGAGCGCATCGCACAGATCGTCTTCCAGACCGTGCCTGCGGTTGAATTGACGGAAGTGAATGAACTTTCGGAAACGGTACGTGGTGAAGGCGGATTCGGTCATACAGGGAAATAA
- the pnp gene encoding polyribonucleotide nucleotidyltransferase: MEQRVEMQLGGRKLTLETGRLAKQANAAVKVTYGDTVVLCTVTASSEPKDLDFFPLTVNYEERLYAVGKIPGGFIKREGRPSEKAILSSRLTDRPIRPLFPEGFRNDVQVLNIVMSVDQDCEPQIAAMIGTSAALSISDVPFSGPIGGVKVGRIDGEFIINPTIAQLEVSDIELVVAGTKDAIMMVEAEANEVPEEVMLEAIMFGHDEIQNIIAVIEQLVQVAGKEKMAVKLRTVNAEVNNSVREFASARLVEAVKIAEKHARQDAIDVVNDETVAHFEEKYIESPELFKDVKEVLHDIVKEEVRRLITHDKVRPDGRGLAEIRPIECDTSLLPRAHGTGLFTRGQTQALSVCTLGALGDVQILDGISLEETKRFMHHYNFPPFSVGEARPLRAPGRREIGHGALGERALSKVIPSETDFPYTIRLVSEVLESNGSSSQASICASTLAMMDAGVPIKAPVAGVAMGLIKDGDHVSILSDIQGMEDHLGDMDFKVAGTPEGVTAIQMDIKIAGINRQILSDALAQAKEGRMHILGKMNEILKTPREQLSQYAPKITTMHINPDKIRDVIGAGGKIINKIIEETGVKIDIEQDGRVFIASSNQEMNDKAKAIIEGIVREVLVGEIYVGKVKRVEKFGAFVEVLPNKEGLVHISQLSTERVAKVEDVVAIGDSITVKVTEIDPQGRINLSRKAVLTAEAPAQS; the protein is encoded by the coding sequence ATGGAACAGCGTGTTGAAATGCAGCTTGGTGGAAGAAAGCTTACGCTTGAGACCGGGCGTTTGGCCAAGCAGGCTAATGCTGCCGTTAAGGTAACATACGGGGATACCGTGGTATTGTGTACCGTGACAGCATCAAGTGAGCCGAAAGATCTGGACTTTTTCCCATTAACGGTGAACTATGAAGAAAGATTGTACGCCGTAGGTAAAATCCCGGGAGGATTTATTAAACGTGAAGGCAGACCGAGTGAGAAAGCCATTCTTTCAAGCCGTCTGACAGACCGTCCAATTCGTCCTTTGTTCCCGGAAGGCTTCCGGAATGATGTACAAGTTCTGAATATCGTTATGAGTGTGGATCAGGATTGCGAACCGCAAATCGCTGCAATGATTGGTACATCAGCAGCATTGAGCATTTCGGATGTTCCATTCAGCGGACCGATTGGTGGCGTGAAAGTGGGACGTATTGATGGCGAGTTCATCATTAACCCAACGATTGCACAGCTTGAAGTCAGTGATATTGAACTGGTCGTTGCAGGAACCAAGGATGCCATCATGATGGTTGAGGCCGAAGCAAACGAAGTTCCGGAAGAAGTGATGCTCGAAGCAATCATGTTTGGACATGATGAGATCCAAAACATTATTGCTGTAATCGAACAACTCGTCCAAGTTGCTGGAAAAGAAAAAATGGCTGTTAAGTTGCGTACCGTTAATGCTGAAGTTAACAACAGTGTGCGTGAATTCGCCAGCGCTCGTCTGGTCGAAGCGGTTAAAATCGCCGAGAAGCATGCTCGTCAAGATGCAATCGATGTAGTGAATGACGAAACCGTTGCTCACTTTGAAGAGAAATATATCGAAAGTCCGGAATTGTTCAAAGACGTGAAGGAAGTTCTGCACGATATCGTCAAAGAAGAAGTGCGCCGTCTGATCACGCATGATAAAGTTCGTCCGGACGGACGTGGACTTGCTGAAATTCGCCCAATTGAATGTGATACATCTCTGCTGCCACGTGCACATGGTACAGGACTGTTTACACGCGGTCAAACGCAAGCACTTAGCGTTTGTACACTTGGTGCACTGGGTGATGTTCAGATTTTGGACGGAATCAGTCTTGAAGAAACGAAACGATTCATGCATCACTATAACTTCCCACCATTCAGCGTAGGCGAAGCGCGTCCATTGCGTGCTCCAGGTCGTCGCGAAATCGGACATGGTGCTCTGGGTGAGCGCGCGCTTTCTAAAGTGATTCCTTCCGAAACGGATTTCCCATACACGATTCGTTTGGTATCTGAAGTTCTGGAATCCAACGGCTCATCATCTCAGGCAAGTATCTGTGCCAGCACTTTAGCTATGATGGATGCAGGTGTACCAATCAAAGCTCCAGTTGCGGGTGTAGCTATGGGTCTGATCAAAGATGGAGATCATGTATCCATTCTGAGTGATATTCAAGGTATGGAAGATCACCTCGGTGACATGGACTTTAAAGTAGCTGGAACACCTGAAGGTGTAACTGCAATTCAAATGGACATCAAAATTGCTGGTATTAATCGTCAAATTTTGTCTGATGCATTGGCGCAAGCCAAAGAAGGTCGTATGCACATTTTGGGCAAAATGAACGAAATTTTGAAAACTCCACGTGAGCAGTTATCACAATATGCGCCTAAAATTACAACGATGCATATCAATCCGGACAAAATCCGTGATGTTATCGGTGCAGGTGGTAAAATTATCAATAAAATCATCGAAGAAACCGGTGTTAAAATTGATATTGAACAGGATGGACGTGTCTTTATCGCTTCTTCTAACCAAGAGATGAATGATAAAGCCAAAGCGATCATCGAAGGTATTGTGCGCGAAGTATTGGTCGGCGAGATTTATGTCGGCAAAGTAAAACGCGTAGAAAAATTCGGTGCATTTGTTGAAGTACTTCCGAACAAAGAAGGTCTGGTACACATCTCGCAACTGTCAACTGAACGTGTTGCCAAAGTGGAAGATGTTGTAGCTATCGGTGATTCCATTACGGTAAAAGTAACGGAAATTGACCCACAAGGTCGAATCAACTTGTCCCGTAAAGCAGTTTTGACTGCTGAAGCTCCGGCTCAATCCTAG
- a CDS encoding polysaccharide deacetylase family protein, translated as MGNQSKKLAAVLAGVTAVILIGQVGSVRTYITEIRDGPGTQNAFDMFKEATGEDALLSAIRDKAAETKIASVNARVDRVWKAIPGYNGMEIDVEATYRKALSGTLNTKIAYVYRQIEPEIQLKDLGAHPIYRGNANKPMVSFMINVAWGNEYIKPMLDTLDAEKVKATFFLDGSWLSKNVELAKEIQKRGHEMSNHAYSHPNMSRLSAERAKLEISKTQDLLHKTLGVENRWFAPPSGDFNQKTVDIASSMGLHTVLWTVDTVDWRKPSPDAVVAKIAKNTEAGTLILMHPTAASSGALEGMIQSIRAKGLVLGTVSETLSSERVNTSAVE; from the coding sequence GTGGGAAACCAATCCAAAAAGCTGGCGGCTGTTCTGGCGGGTGTGACTGCGGTCATATTGATCGGACAAGTTGGCAGTGTACGTACATACATTACGGAGATCCGTGATGGGCCAGGTACGCAAAATGCTTTTGACATGTTTAAGGAAGCAACTGGAGAAGATGCGCTGTTGTCTGCGATTCGGGATAAAGCGGCTGAAACGAAAATTGCTTCGGTAAATGCTAGAGTGGATCGGGTATGGAAAGCGATTCCTGGTTATAATGGCATGGAGATTGATGTGGAAGCGACATACCGTAAAGCGCTGAGTGGAACGTTGAATACCAAAATAGCGTATGTCTACCGTCAGATTGAGCCGGAGATCCAGCTTAAGGATTTGGGTGCACATCCGATCTATCGGGGGAATGCAAACAAACCGATGGTTTCTTTTATGATTAATGTGGCGTGGGGGAACGAGTACATTAAACCGATGCTGGATACGCTCGATGCCGAGAAAGTGAAGGCTACTTTTTTTCTGGATGGAAGTTGGTTAAGCAAAAATGTTGAACTGGCCAAAGAAATTCAGAAGCGTGGGCATGAGATGTCCAACCATGCATATTCTCACCCTAATATGAGTCGATTGAGCGCAGAACGGGCCAAGCTGGAAATTAGCAAAACCCAGGATCTACTCCATAAAACACTGGGCGTAGAGAATCGTTGGTTTGCTCCGCCATCCGGTGACTTTAATCAGAAGACCGTTGACATTGCTTCATCCATGGGACTGCACACCGTGTTATGGACAGTAGATACTGTGGATTGGCGTAAGCCAAGCCCGGATGCCGTTGTTGCCAAAATTGCAAAAAATACCGAGGCTGGAACGTTAATTCTAATGCACCCTACAGCTGCTTCTTCGGGAGCTTTAGAGGGCATGATTCAATCCATACGGGCCAAAGGTTTGGTGCTCGGAACAGTAAGTGAGACGCTGTCTTCGGAACGTGTAAATACGTCTGCGGTTGAGTGA
- a CDS encoding M16 family metallopeptidase has protein sequence MKKIQLGNGLRVVMEQIPTCRSVSFGIWVKTGSRNEQPASNGVSHFIEHMLFKGTDRYDAKAIAEQFDAIGGNVNAFTSKEYTCYYAKVLDEHLPIAVDVLSDMFFRSKMDDGELIKEKNVILEEISMYEDTPDDMVHDLMALAAYGEHPLAYPILGTEERLKAMDSSHLRAYMKEHYTIENTVISIAGNIDDSVIDLMEKHFGAFDVNGVTEAVTMPAFQSGQLFHKKKTEQNHICISFPGCKIGDPLQFAMVVLNNAIGGGMSSRLFQEIREKRGLAYSVYSYHSSHADSGLFTIYAGTAPKQTKEVLDLTKEVLRDLAVNGLSEDELRKGKEQLKGSLILSLESTGSRMNRLGKNELMLGRHHTLDEMIAKIEQVTMDDINAVLDLMFAEPFALAMVGASDKTIAGLRRDDFVALRSNTETAGQ, from the coding sequence ATGAAAAAAATTCAGCTGGGCAATGGCCTCAGAGTTGTCATGGAACAGATACCGACCTGCCGTTCTGTGTCTTTCGGAATATGGGTCAAGACAGGTTCGCGCAATGAGCAACCTGCAAGTAACGGAGTATCACATTTTATTGAACACATGTTATTCAAGGGAACAGATCGTTATGATGCCAAGGCGATTGCGGAGCAGTTCGATGCGATTGGCGGTAACGTGAACGCATTCACTTCCAAAGAATACACGTGTTATTATGCTAAAGTATTGGATGAACATTTGCCGATTGCGGTTGATGTATTGTCTGATATGTTTTTCCGCTCCAAAATGGATGATGGTGAATTGATCAAGGAGAAAAACGTCATTCTGGAAGAAATCTCGATGTATGAAGATACGCCTGATGATATGGTTCATGATCTGATGGCCTTGGCCGCCTATGGTGAGCATCCACTCGCATACCCAATCCTGGGTACAGAAGAACGTCTCAAAGCGATGGATTCCAGTCATCTGCGTGCATATATGAAGGAGCACTACACGATTGAGAATACAGTCATTAGTATCGCGGGTAATATTGATGACAGTGTAATCGATCTGATGGAGAAGCATTTTGGTGCTTTTGATGTAAATGGAGTAACGGAAGCAGTCACGATGCCAGCCTTCCAAAGCGGACAGCTCTTTCACAAAAAGAAAACGGAACAGAATCATATCTGTATCTCGTTCCCGGGCTGTAAAATCGGAGATCCGCTGCAATTCGCTATGGTTGTTCTGAATAACGCCATTGGTGGAGGCATGAGCTCCAGACTGTTCCAGGAAATTCGTGAGAAACGGGGTCTTGCGTACTCCGTGTATTCCTATCATAGCTCTCATGCAGACAGCGGACTTTTCACGATATACGCGGGTACAGCACCGAAACAGACCAAAGAAGTGCTCGATCTGACCAAAGAGGTTCTACGCGACCTAGCTGTTAACGGCTTGTCCGAAGATGAACTTCGTAAAGGAAAAGAACAGCTGAAAGGCAGCTTGATTCTAAGCTTGGAAAGCACAGGCAGTCGCATGAATCGTCTGGGTAAAAACGAGCTCATGCTGGGCAGACACCATACACTGGATGAGATGATTGCCAAAATTGAGCAAGTTACCATGGACGATATTAACGCGGTACTTGATCTGATGTTTGCTGAACCTTTTGCACTTGCTATGGTTGGCGCTTCAGATAAAACGATCGCTGGATTGAGAAGGGATGATTTTGTTGCATTACGTTCAAATACAGAAACTGCCGGGCAATGA